CGAAACTGGTCGAACCCCGACCCGGAGAGAACGTCTTCTGGCCGTACACGAGCACTCGACGGTCGGCCAGCGGGCGGACCCTCGCCATCAACCTCGTCGTCTACGCCGACGCCGAGACCGTCCGGTACTTCCTGACAGAGCGGGGCGACGCCACCTGGAACGAGACGGCCGCCGAGTGGGAGGACGTGGGGCCCGACACCGGCGAGGTAGTGGTCGACGCGACCAACGGCACGGTCGTCGAGTGGGGCTCGGCGCGGGGCGCGACGCGCTATCTCTACGTCCACAACTACGTCCTGACCGAGCCGGGCCCCAACGAGACGCGTCGGCCCTACCGCGCGGCGCCGTTCACCGGTCACCTCGACCCCAACCCGGGCGGGCGGTGGATCGACGAGACCTACCAGCTGCACGACGGGAACTACTTCGGCGCCCGCGACCACCTCCGGGTCTACGAGTCGCCCTTCGAGTCCGACGAGTGGGTCGCCGTCCAGGCCCACAGCGACCACTGGGACTGGTTCCGGCTTCGCCACACCGTCCACGCGACCGACGAGACCCGCGACCGGCTCGAAGCCGAGTTCATGGGCGAGCCCTCCGTCGACACCGTCTGGCGGATGTACCTGGGTAACCGCCGGGCGCTGGGCTCGGACGGCTGGGCGACGGTCGTCGACTTCGTCGGCCTGGTCGGCGCGCCGAACCTCGGGTCGGGACTCGCCGCGATGGGGCTGGTCGCCGGCCGCGACGCCGCGGCGCTGGCCCGGCGGCGCCGGCGCGGCGGTGCGCGGGCGGACGACGCGTTCGCGTTCGGCTCCGGAGGAGCCGGAAAGGCGGGGGTCGACCCCACGAGCGTGCGGGCGGACCCCGTCGGGACCGTCAGGCGGGCGCTCGTCTCCGGGCTGCTCGCGCGCGGGTGGCTCGACCGCGAGCGGTCGCTGCTCGTCGTCCGCGGGCTGTCGTACGCGCTCCTGTTCGCGGCGCTGTTCGGGCTGTACCTGTCGGTCAGGTTCGGCGGGATCGCGCTCGAACGCCGGTTCGTCGACATCTCGCCGAAGGTCATCGCCGCGGTACTGTACCCGGTTCTGGCGCTCGGACTCCCCGCGGTCGCCCACGTGTTCGGCCGAGACCTGAACCCGGTCCGGAGCTTCGCGGTCGCGGCCCTCGGTATCGGGGCGGCCATCGTCGTCGACTACCAGTCGCTCGGCGTCACGGTGCTGTCGCTCGACGTGGTGCTCCACCGGGTCGGCGTCGTCGTCGCGATCGGGCTCCTCGCGGCGGGCGCGGTCAGCCCGCGCGCGCCGACCGAGACGATCAACCCCCTCGTCGCCGCGGGCACCCTCCTGTGGGTCGTCCTGCTGCTCGCGCCGCTGGTCGGCTGGCTGTGAACGGAGCGAGGGCCTCGAGCACGCGCCCGAACGGTCACGCCGAGTCGGGCGACCGGGCGGTCACGGCGACCCAGTCGTCCTCGGCGGCGGTACCGCCCCCCTCGGTGTCGGCGTCGGTCCCGTCCGTCGCGACCGAGACGACCTCGAAGCCCGCAGTCTCGAACAGGTCGCGGGCGCGGCCGGGGTCGTAGCGCTCGAAGTGGCGGCGGTCGTCGTCGTACGGGCTCGCGTCGACGCTCTCGCCCGGACGGCCCGCGGCCTTGAGCGAGACGAGCGTGGTCCCGCCGTCGGCGAGCACCCGCTCGAACTCGGCGAGGGTGGCGGGGACTTCGCGCTCGGGGACGTGCAACAGCGACGCGCAGGCCCACAGGCCGTCGAAGCCGTCGTCGGCGACCGGGAGCGCGCGCATGTCCCCGCGGACGGGGGCCGCGTCGGGCACGCGTTCGCGGGCCCGGTCGAGGAACGACCGCGTCAGGTCGAACGGCACAGTATCGAAGCCCGCGTCGTCGAAGGCCGCGGACTCCCAGCCCGGGCCACAACCCACGTCCAGGACGCGGGGCGGATCGGTCGGATCCGTTTGGCCGCCGCGGGTTCGCCGGCGGTCGCCGGTTCGGTCGACCGCGGTCACGAACTCCTCGACGATGCCGGCGACGACCGAGCGGTCGCCGTGACGGTCGGCGTAGTCGTCCGCGACGCGCTCGTAGGTCTCGACCGTGCGTCGGACGCGTTCGTCCATACGAGCGGGCCGTCGGCCGGCGGTGTGGTAAGCCCACCGACGACTCCGCGGGTGGGAGTAGGCGAACCCCGGGCCGCATCCGCCGACGAGAACGACACTATAAAGCGGCGGTGCGCCGAAGCCGGCGGTATGAACCCGAAGATCCTGATTCTCGGTCCGCCAGGTGCCGGCAAAGGAACGCAGAGCGAGCGCCTCGCCGACGAATTCGGCGTCGAGCACGTCACGACGGGCGACGCGCTGCGGGCGAACAAGGAGATGGACATCAGCGACATGGACACCGAATACGACACGCCCGGCGAGTACATGGACCGGGGCGACCTGGTCCCGGACGTGGTCGTCGACGCGATGGTCGGCGAGGCGCTCTCGGACGTCGCGGGGTTCGTCCTCGACGGCTACCCGCGCAACGGCGACCAGGCCGAGGCCCTGCGCGAGATGACCGACCTCGATGTCGTGCTCGTCCTCGACGTACCCGAGGCGGAACTGGTCGACCGGCTCACCGGTCGCCGAGTCTGCGAGGACTGCGGCACCAACTACCACGTCGAGTTCAACCAGCCCGAGGAGGCGGGCGTCTGCGACGAGTGCGGCGGCGACCTCTACCAGCGCGAGGACGACGACGAGGAGTCCGTGCGCAACCGGCTGTCGGTGTATCACGAGAACACCGAGCCCGTGCTGGAGATCTACGCCGACCACGACGGCTACGTCGATATCGACGGCGACCAGACCCCCGATCAGGTCTGGGAAGACGTGCGAGCGGCCGTCGAGGCCGAGGCGTGACCCCCGAAGGCGACCGATCGGGAGAATTAAAGGTTGATAACGACCGAGGACGGAGATAGATAGCAATGGCACGGACGGCAGAAAAGGCGGCGTCGCTGGCCGACGAGAGCCAGTCGATGGCCGACGCGATGGCGCGCGTGCTCGCGGTCGCCGACGACCGGGGCACCGTCCAGTGGAGCGATGTCAGCGACGACATCACCAGCGGCGAATGGGGCCGGCTCATCGAGCAGGGCATCCTCGTCGACGTCGACGGCGAGGGGTTCGTCGTCGACGACCCCGAGGGCGTCCGCGACGCGCTCGGTGACGACGCGCCCGACGACATCGGCTCCTCCGGCACGTCGACCGGCGGTTCGACCTCGGGCGGCTCCGGATCGACGAGTTCGTCGGGCGGGTCTACCGCGGACGACGACGAGGGCGGGTGGTCCCGCTGGGACAAGATGGCGGCGGTCGCGACGATCGCCCTGTTCCTGGGCTACTCGCAGGCGCCGATCCGCAACACCGTCGGCGAAGTGATCGACATCGGCCTCGGACCGCTCGCGGACGTGTTGCCCTTCTACATCATGATCCTCGTGCTCGCGACGTTCACCGGCTTCAGCTCGACGGTGCTGCAGGGCAAGCTGATGAACATGGACAAGATGGGCGAGTACCAGGAGCGCATGCAGGAGATCCAGGAGCGCCGCAAGGATGCCAAAGAGCGCGGCGACGACGAGGCCTTAGAGGAGATCCAGGAGGAGCAGATGGAGGCGATGGGCGACCAGCTCGGCATGTTCAAAGAGCAGTTCCGCCCGATGGTGTGGATCATGCTCGTCAACATCCCCGTGTTCCTCTGGATCTACTTCATGGTCCAGACGCCGGAGATGGTCGCGGGCGCCGGCCCGGTGATGGTCCTCCCGCTCATCGGCGAGATCGCCACGTGGGGCGAGCGCATCGGCCCGATGTGGGCGTGGATCGTCTGGTACTTCGTCTGCTCGATGAGCTTCACCCAGATCGTCCGCAAGGCGCTCGACGTCCAGACGACGCCGTCGACCTCCTGAAACCGTCCGTTCTTTCCCTGCCGCCCGTTCTTTCCCTGTTGCCCGTTCAGCGGTCCACGTCGACCTGTGCGGGGTCGGGGTCCATCTTGAAGACGACGCTGGGCTCCCACAGCAGGCGGTGTTCCTTGTAGGTACCCTTCCCCATGCCGCCGTGTTCTTGGTTGGACTCGGTGACTTCGAGGAAGGCGAGTTCGCTGAGCAGCCCGCGGATGGAGTCGGTGGTCAGGTCGTCGGCGCCCTCCGCTTCACAGACCTTCTGGTAGACGTCGTAGATGACGGTCGTCCGGAACCAGTCCTCCTCGGGGCCGGTGTTGGCGGTGAGGTTCGCCAGCGCGTAGAGGACGTACTTGCTGTGGGGCGGCAGCCCGGCGATGAGCTCCTTGAGCCGCTCGACCTCGGCCTGCTCCTGGGCGCGTTCGAGGTGGTCCTCGGTCACCTCGTCTAACCCGTTGTTCTTGGCGTAGTCGCCGGCGTGTCGGAGGAGTCGGATGGCCTTGCGGGCGTCGCCGTGGCGCTGGGCGGCCAGCGCCGCGGTCTTCGGGATGACGCCCGCGTCGAGCACGTCGTCACAGAAGGCGTCGCGCCGGTTCTCGAGGATCTGGCGGAGCTGTTCGCCGTCGTAGGGGTCGAAGATGAACTCGTTGTGACCGAGACTGCTCTTGACGCGCTCGGTCATCTGCTCGCGGAAGTTCACCTTGTTCGAGATGGAGATGATGCCGATGGGCACGTCGACCTTCCCGGCCTCGCGGGCCCGGGAGAGGAGCATGAGGACGTTGTCGTCGTCGAGTCGGTCGACCTCGTCGAGGGTGATGAGCGCGGCGTCGTACTCGCGGTCAAGGATCTCCCAGAGGCGATTGTAGTACTCGTTGGTCGAGATGCCCCGCGTCGGGATGTCGACGCCGGTTCCGGGCGAGTTGATCCCGGTCGCGATGGTCTGGACGGCGTCGGCCTCGCCCTTGGCCTGGGCGCAGTCGACCGTGACGGTCGCCAGGCGGTTGGAGCGCCGCTGAGACTCCGTCCGCGCCCGTTCCATGACGTGGTTGGCGACGAGGGACTTGCCCGAGCCGGTCTTCCCGTAGAGGATCACCGAGTTGGGCGGCGACCCCGTCACCGCGGGGCCGACCTCGTTGGCGAGGTCGCGGATATGTTCGTCGCGGCCGACGATCCGCGCCTCGTCGGGGACGTGGTCGATGTTGAGCAGCTCGCGGTTCGCGAAGATGGAGTCGCCGCCGCCCTCCTCGACCGCCTGGAACAGCTCGTCACCCGTCTCCGCCGACCCGTCGCCGTGCTCCTGCATGGCTTGTCCGTTCGCGTCCCCGTGGAAAAGCGTTTCCACTGCACTCCGAGTTAGTTGTGGCCCACCAGCCGCTAGATACCGGTCCTGGGACGGTCTATCGTAACTCCGAACGGGGTCGACCCCACTCGATTCCGAGTTATCGGCCGCACCTCGCCGCCGGTCTCCGGTGTGCGGTGAGGAGCTGCCGTCAGCGAGCGGGAAGCTGCGTTCGCAACGATTCCGTTTCGGTGTGACACACCTGATTCCGAGTTAGTTCGCCGGTGGCCATCGAGCGTTCGACCGGACGTTCGATGGTAGGTCCGACCCGCGTCGGTTCACCGTTCGAGTACCGCGTCGAACCGCCCCGATCGCGGCGAACGATGGGCTCGTCTCGCCTCGCGCGAGCGTGTCGACGGCCGGAACCCCGCCGGGACACCTAATTCCGAGTTAGTTCCCGGCGGCGTGGGTCGATCCGCGAACGACGGCGGGGGACACCGGATTCCGAGTTAGTGGGGAGGCGGGTGATTCAGTGGCACACACACCCGATTCCGAGTTAGTCGGCGGGTGAGACCGTTCCGTCGAGACCGCACGTGAACCGTCCGCACTCTTCCGATTCTGCGGCACGTCGAACGGACGATCGGCGTGGCCGACCGCCGCTCTCGAACCCGTCTGTTCGCCTTCTCATTCTCTCTCGTCTCTCGTCGTTCGTTTTCGTTCGTTTTCGTTCTAGAACCTAGTAACTAGACTAGACACACCCGATTCCGAGTTAATTCGGGGGGCGTAGCGACGACCTCTGGCCTCTGGCCCCCCACTAACTCGGAATCGGGTGTGTGTCTCCCCTGAGAAATGATCCCCTGGTGAGACCGGTCCCGAACGCGTGAACTCGCGGGGGCGAAACGGGCGGTTCCGCAACCTCTATTTACGGACCGAACGGAATCGAGGTATGTTGATAACCGTTTCCGGCCCAGCCGGGAGTGGCAAGAGCACGTTCGCCGCCGCGCTGGCGAACGCGCTCGAGGTGGACCACGTCAGCGGCGGCGACATCTTCCGCGAGATGGCCGACGAGCGGGACATGTCGCTGGTCGCGTTCAACGAACTCGCCGAGGAGGACGACCAGGTCGACCGCGATCTCGACCGGCGGCTCCGCGAGATCGCCGACGAGAACGACGACCTCGTCCTCGAATCCCGGCTCGCCGGCTGGATGGCCGGCGACCACGCCGACCTGCGGATCTGGCTCGACGCGCCGATGGGCGTCCGCGCCGAGCGTATCGCCGACCGCGAGGACAAGTCCGTCGAGACCGCCCGCGAAGAGACCACCGCCCGCGCCGAGAGCGAGGCCAAACGCTACGCCGAGTACTACGACATCGAGATCGACGACCGCTCGATCTACGACCTCGTGCTCAACACCTCCCGGTGGAGCCCCGCCGCGGAGCTGGAGATCGTCCTCGCCGCCGTCGAGTCCTACGACCCCGCTGAGGACGAGGGTCGCGCGCCGGTCACCGGCGTGGACTACGATTTCTGATGTCCCTTCGCGGCCCGCCCGACGACCGGTCAGTCGACGATCTGCTGGAGTTCGGGGTCGTCAACCTCGACAAGCCCCCCGGCCCCTCGGCCCACCAGGTCGCCGCCTGGGTCCGGGACATGGCCGGCGTCGACCGCGCCGCCCACGCCGGCACCCTCGACCCGAAGGTCACCGGCTGTCTCCCGATGCTGCTCGGCGACGCGACCCGGATGGCCCAGGTGTTCGACGACAGCGTCAAGGAGTACGTCGCCGTCCTCGAACTCCACGGCCCCGCGCCCGCCGATCTCGAATCCGTCCTCGCGGAGTTCGAGGGCGATATCTACCAGAAGCCGCCCAAGAAGAGCGCCGTCGTCCGACGGCTGCGATCGCGGGAGATCTACGCCCTCGACGCCCTCGAAATCGAAGACCGCCAGGCGCTCCTGCGGGTTCGCTGCGAGAGCGGGACCTACATTCGGAAGCTCTGTCACGACCTGGGGCTGGCGCTCGGGACCGGCGCGCACATGGGCCACCTCCGCCGGACGACGACGGGTTCGTTCGACGATCGGGAGCTGGTGTCGCTGCACGACCTCGTCGACGCGCTCGCGTGGGCCGACGGCGGCGATTCGGACCCGCTTCGCGAGGTCGTCCAGCCCGCCGAGCGGGCGCTCACGGACCTGCCGAGCGCGACCATCGCCGAGAGCGCCGCCCGGGAGGTCGCCGAGGGCGCGCCCGTCTACGCGCCGGGACTGCTCGCCGTCGACGACGTGTTCCGCGGCGACCTGGTCGCCTGCTACACCCCCGACGAGGCGGCGGTCTGTCTCGCGACGCTCGCGGGCGACCCCGAGGCCGACGAGGGTGTGGTACTCGATCTCGAACGCGTGCTCGTCTGACCGACCGAAAGCGAAGGGCTTAATCCGGGTAGGCTCGTCTCCCGATACGCGGGACCGTGGGGTAGCGGTATCCTCGGCGCATGGGGTGCGTCGGACCTGAGTTCGAATCTCGGCGGTCCCACTTCATTAACTGGCTAGCGGCTTCTCTGCGGTCGTTTCGACGGTTCGGCGTCGGAGCTGCGAGTAGCGCGCCCGAGCGCGGCGTCGGGAGCGATCCCCTCGCTCTAAATGGCTCGATAAATTCGGCACTCTACCCGTTTTTGCCGCCACGATAGACAGGAAAACCGGGTGCCGAGACACCTACGACTTCGGCCACTCTCCGCTAGGAATCTCGAAGTCCCGTTTCCGCACACTCCCGTTCCCACGCCGTTCTAGCGCCACCAACTCCTCCTCGGTCTCGACCATCACGGCCTCCCCACCTTCTCCCTCCAGGTTCGCGCGGATCACGTTCTCACAGACGACGTTGCCCTTCTGCACGATCTCCTCTTGGCGCGTGTGGCCCACGATCTGGAGCGGCGCGTCGTCGCTCAGGAACTTGAAGTCGAGCCAGGCGATGCCGGCGCCGAAGGCGCGGCCGCCGCCGCGGCCGATACCGAGCACTTCCCGGTAGTCGTCGACGAGGCGCTTCTGGGTCGGTTCGTCGTCGTCGGTGCCGATCGCGTCGCGGAGCTCTCCGGCGGCCTCGGCGAAGCGGTCGTTCAGTCGGGCGGCGTCGTAGTCGCTGACGCGGCCGGCGTGGGCGTAGGTGAACGCGTAGCCGTCGTAGGCGGCGACGAGGTGGCCGTCTTCGATTATCTCGCAGAGCCGCCTGCGAGCGTCGTCGGACCGACTGCCGGAGAACCAGGCGTCCCAATCGACCAGATCCCGGAAGAGAGCGCCCCACTCGTGGTTGCCGAGCGTGACGCGGACGTGGCCGGGCGGGGCCTCGCGGGCGAGGCGCTCGACGAGTTCGACGACGGCGGCGTTGTCGGGGCCGCGGTCGACGAGGTCGCCGTTGAACACCAGCACCGACTCGTCGTCGCCGGCCCAGTGGAGCCGTCCGTCCGCGTCGGCGTCGACGACCGGGTCGAAGTCGGGGTGGTCGCCGACGGCCGTGAGCGCGGACCAGGCGGCGTCGAGATAGCCGTGGATGTCGCTGATGCTGACGATGCGTGGGCCGTCGGCGTCGAGGGCGCCGACGCCGTCGCGAGCGGCGCGGGGCATCGAGTCGTCGTGGTCGGGAGTGAGATCTATCATGGCGGACGGTGCGGACGGTCTGTCAGCCGAGGGATACACCGCAGGGCATCAAAACGGCTTCGGAGGGATCTCCCGCTCACACTAAACACAAAACTCATAGCGCGGGGCTGAAAGAATATAGACAGATGGACAGAGTGCGGCAGTGGGCGCGCGGTGCGTACGAGCGGGTGCTCGAACTGGAGCTGTCGGGGACGCCCAGTCACGTCGCCGTCATCCAGGACGGAAATCGGCGATACGCGCGACAGCAGGGCGACGACGCCTCCGACGGCCACCGCGCGGGCGCGGAGACGACCGAGCAAGTGCTGGAGTGGTCGCAGGAGGCCGGCGTCGACGAACTGACGCTGTACACCTTCTCGACGGAGAACTTCGATCGTCCGGAGGAGGAGAACGAGGCGCTGTTCGATCTGCTGTGCGAGAAGCTCCGCGAGTTCGCCGACGCCGACCGCGTCCACGATTCGGAGGTCCGCATCCGCGCGATCGGCGAAACGCAGAAGCTGCCCGAGCGAGTGCGCGACGCCGTCGACTACGCCGAGCGCCGCACGGCCGACTACGACGAACTCTACCTGAACATCGCTCTCGCCTACGGCGGTCGCGCCGAGTTGCTCTCGGCTGCCCGCGATGTCGCACGCGAGGTTGAGGACGGCGAACTCGGTACCGAAGATATCGACGTCGAGTCGGTCGAGGAGCGCCTCTACAGGGGACCGACTCGCGATGTCGACCTGATCGTCCGCCCCGGCGGCGACGAGCGCACGTCGAACTTCCTGCCGTGGCACGCCAACGGCAACGAGGCGGCCGTCTACTTCTGCACGCCCTACTGGCCGGAGTTCCGGAAGGTGGACTTCTTGCGGGCGATCCGGACCTACGAACACCGCGAGGAGTCCTGGCGGACGACTCGCGCCCAGCGGGCGCTCGCGCTCGTCCGCGCGCTCGGCGGCGCCGAGGTCAACGACGCCCGGCGCGTCCTCCAGCGGTTCAAGGACGCGCTCCCGAGCGGCGAACGCGAGGCGCTCGAATCCGAGACCGACGCCGAGTTCGAACGCACGGCCGACTGAGAACCCCGTTCCCGCGCTTCGGCCCCGATTCTGGTGACTCGATGGTCCGATAGCCGAGCGTCGCCCTCGACTGCGTGCCACTTGCACCCACGTGACGATACGTTTAAGTAGAGCAGGCGTGTGGCATCATCTATCATGGCACATTCGGGGTCGGACGCCGACGCCTTCGTGACGCACGGCAGGCGGCCGCGCAGCGTGGCGCGGGCGAGTCGCCGGCTGGGACTCGCGCTCCTCGGTGCGGCGGGACCGGCGGTCGTGACGGCGTTTCTGGTCGCGCTGACCCGGCGGGGGACGGGCGGTCCGCTCGCCTGGGTGGGCGAGGCGATGGCGACGCCGCTGGTCGGTGGGAGCGGCCTCACCTGGGCGTTCCACGTCGCCGCGGTCACCGCCCTCGCGGGCGTGTGGGTCGTCGGCTTCGCGCTCGTCGTCGAAGGGTACTTCGGCGTCGAGTAGGTCCCGGAGCGGTCGACGGCGGCGGGAGCGCCGAGCCCCCGGTCAGTCGTTCCCGCGCGCTTCCGCTTCGCCGGCGTTGGCGGCCGGCCCGTCACGGTCGTGGACATGGAAGCCGCCGGCCTCGGCGCGGCCGGTGAGTTCCCGCTGGGGGAAGGGGATCTTGATCCCCTCGTCCTCGAAGGCCGACTTGACGGAGGTGACGACGGCGGAGACGGCCTTCCACTTGCGCGGCGGGGTGGGGTGGTCGATCCAGAAGCGCATCTCGAGGACGACCGCCGAGTCGCCGAACTCCTTGGGGAACACCTGTGGCGGCGGGGCGTCGACGACTTCGCTGCAGTTCGAGATGGCTTCGATGGCGACCTGTTTGGCGCGGTCGGGGTCGGTCTCGTAGTCGACGCTCACGTCGGCGCGGATGCGCAACAGCCCCTTTTGGCTCCGGTTCGTGATCGGCCGGTCGGAGACGCGGTCGTTGGGGATGATGACGAACTCGCCGTCGAAGTTCTCCAGGCGGGTGTGGAAGATGGTGATGTCGGTGACGATGCCCTCCTCGCCGCCGATCTCCACCCAGTCGCCGATGGTGAACGGGCGGGAGAACATCAGGACGAACCCGGCGATGAGCGAGCCCAGCGTCTGTCGGGCGGCGAAGCCGACGACGATGCCGAGGAACCCGGCGCCGACGAGGAGGCCGCCGAGGTTGGTGTCCCAGATCCCCAGGATGACGACCCCGGCGAACCCGAACAGGAACAGCTGGGCGGTCCGCAGGAGGATCTCCTCCTGGTGGTCGGTCAGCCAGTCGGCGTGACGGCTCAGGTTGGCGACGGCGTTCGAGAGGTACCGGGCGACCGCGTACGCGGCGAAGAAGACGACTACCGAACCCAGCGTCCGCCCGAGCGTTTGGAGTTCCGAGTCGTTGGTGACCTCTTCGGAGATGGTCGCCAGCGTCGGCCCGAACCCCCAGAGATACAGCAGCGAGAGGCCGCCGCCGACGAGCAGCAAGAGCTGGGCGGCACGCAGGATCGCACCGCTGACGGCCCACTGCAGCGCGGAGTCCTGGATCCCCTCTACGAGCCGCGGGAGGACCAGCCAGCCGAAGCTCGCGACGACGAGGAGCAGCAACGCGGTGACGCCGATCCGGGCCCCGAGCGTGTCGAACCCGGTGAGGAACGACCGGGCGGCGTCGACCGGCGTCGCCTGTAACATACGTCGGGATTCGTGAGTCGACAGTCTTGGGCGTTGCGCTTGTCGGCCCGACCGGCGCCCCGACGGCGCGGTCGCCGCTCGACGGCGGCCGGCCGACATCGCCCCGTTCGACAGCGAACTTACAAATGCGGTCGAGCCGTCGGGGCCGATATGAGCGACACGAGCGACTCCGGGGCGAGAGCGGGTGGGAGCGGCCGCTCGTCGTCGGCGCCGTCTACGGCACGACGGCGTTCGCGTACACGGCCGCGTACGTGACGTTCGTGAGCCCGTACGGGCTGTTTCTGATCTCCGCCGGGATGCTCGTCGGCTCGGCGACCGTCGCGGCCGTTCTCTCGGGGGTGCTGGTCCAGCGGCTCGCCGACGCGGTGGATCCGGCGTCGCGCGTGCGAAACGACGCGTTCTCGGGGATGTTCGTCGGCTGGCTGACGCTGGTGATCGCCCCGCCGCTAGCCGTGTTCGGGATGATGGCCCCGATGGATCTGGGGTCGCTGGACGTCTCGCTCATCACGCCGCTGCTGATCGCGGCCTACCTCCTCGGGGTCGTCGGCTACGGGCTGATCGGAACGCTGATCGCGCTCGTCGCCACGCTCGGGACGCCGATCCTCGTCGCGGGTGCGGTCGGTGTCGGACTCGGACATCTCCGCCGTCGGTCGGGTTCCGCGTCCGTCGCACCGCCGGACAGCTCCGGGGGCTGACAGGCGCGCCGCTCCCGGTTCGGAAGCTGACAGACCCACCGCTCTCGGTTGGGAACGCGGAGAGAGAGAGAGAGAGAGAGAACTGAAACCGGCCGGTGCTCAGACGCCGCGGCCCTGCATCTTCTCTTCTTCGGGCAGGTCGACGTTGGCGTCGCCCTTCATGCCGGCGCCGATGTTCGAGGTGATCTCGACGAGGGTCTCGGGGTCGTCCCAGTTGTTGACGGCCTCGACGATGGCGGTGCCCATCGCCTCGGGGTCCTCGGCGCCGAAGATACCGGAGCCGACGAAGATGCCGTCGCAGCCGTGGTGCATCATCAGCGCCGCGTCGGCGGGCGTCGCGATGCCGCCGGCGGCGAAGTTGACGACCGGCAGCCGGCCCATCTCGGCGGTCTCGTGGACGAGTTCGGCGGGCGCCTCGTGCTCGCGGGCCCACTTCTCGCGCTCCTCGTGGCTCGCACCTTCCAGTTTCCGGATGGCGCCCTTAATCGACCGCTGGTGGTGGACGGCCTGGTTCACGTCGCCGGTGCCGGCCTCGCCCTTCGTCCGGATCATCGCCGCGCCCTCGTCGATGCGGCGCAGCGCCTCGCCGAGGTTGCGGGCGCCGCAGACGAACGGCGCGGTGAAGTCGCGCTTGTCGATGTGGTACTTGTCGTCGGCGGGGGTGAGCACTTCGCTCTCGTCGACCATGTCGGCGCCGGCGGCCTCGAGGATCTGGGCCTCCTTGGTGTGGCCGATGCGGGCCTTGCCCATGACGGGGATGGAGACTTCGTCGATGACGCCCTCGAGCGAGGCGGGGTCGGCCATGCGGGCGACGCCGCCGCGCTTGCGGATGTCGGCGGGGACGGCTTCGAGGTTCATCACCGCGACGGCGCCCACGTCCTCGGCGATGCGGGCCTGCTCGCGGTTCACGACGTCCATGATGACGCCGCCCTTCTGCATCTTCGCGAACCCGCGCTTGACCAGGTCGGTCCCGCGGCGGA
The window above is part of the Halosimplex rubrum genome. Proteins encoded here:
- a CDS encoding class I SAM-dependent methyltransferase, with amino-acid sequence MDERVRRTVETYERVADDYADRHGDRSVVAGIVEEFVTAVDRTGDRRRTRGGQTDPTDPPRVLDVGCGPGWESAAFDDAGFDTVPFDLTRSFLDRARERVPDAAPVRGDMRALPVADDGFDGLWACASLLHVPEREVPATLAEFERVLADGGTTLVSLKAAGRPGESVDASPYDDDRRHFERYDPGRARDLFETAGFEVVSVATDGTDADTEGGGTAAEDDWVAVTARSPDSA
- a CDS encoding adenylate kinase; the encoded protein is MNPKILILGPPGAGKGTQSERLADEFGVEHVTTGDALRANKEMDISDMDTEYDTPGEYMDRGDLVPDVVVDAMVGEALSDVAGFVLDGYPRNGDQAEALREMTDLDVVLVLDVPEAELVDRLTGRRVCEDCGTNYHVEFNQPEEAGVCDECGGDLYQREDDDEESVRNRLSVYHENTEPVLEIYADHDGYVDIDGDQTPDQVWEDVRAAVEAEA
- a CDS encoding DUF106 domain-containing protein translates to MARTAEKAASLADESQSMADAMARVLAVADDRGTVQWSDVSDDITSGEWGRLIEQGILVDVDGEGFVVDDPEGVRDALGDDAPDDIGSSGTSTGGSTSGGSGSTSSSGGSTADDDEGGWSRWDKMAAVATIALFLGYSQAPIRNTVGEVIDIGLGPLADVLPFYIMILVLATFTGFSSTVLQGKLMNMDKMGEYQERMQEIQERRKDAKERGDDEALEEIQEEQMEAMGDQLGMFKEQFRPMVWIMLVNIPVFLWIYFMVQTPEMVAGAGPVMVLPLIGEIATWGERIGPMWAWIVWYFVCSMSFTQIVRKALDVQTTPSTS
- a CDS encoding orc1/cdc6 family replication initiation protein, with protein sequence MQEHGDGSAETGDELFQAVEEGGGDSIFANRELLNIDHVPDEARIVGRDEHIRDLANEVGPAVTGSPPNSVILYGKTGSGKSLVANHVMERARTESQRRSNRLATVTVDCAQAKGEADAVQTIATGINSPGTGVDIPTRGISTNEYYNRLWEILDREYDAALITLDEVDRLDDDNVLMLLSRAREAGKVDVPIGIISISNKVNFREQMTERVKSSLGHNEFIFDPYDGEQLRQILENRRDAFCDDVLDAGVIPKTAALAAQRHGDARKAIRLLRHAGDYAKNNGLDEVTEDHLERAQEQAEVERLKELIAGLPPHSKYVLYALANLTANTGPEEDWFRTTVIYDVYQKVCEAEGADDLTTDSIRGLLSELAFLEVTESNQEHGGMGKGTYKEHRLLWEPSVVFKMDPDPAQVDVDR
- the cmk gene encoding (d)CMP kinase; translated protein: MLITVSGPAGSGKSTFAAALANALEVDHVSGGDIFREMADERDMSLVAFNELAEEDDQVDRDLDRRLREIADENDDLVLESRLAGWMAGDHADLRIWLDAPMGVRAERIADREDKSVETAREETTARAESEAKRYAEYYDIEIDDRSIYDLVLNTSRWSPAAELEIVLAAVESYDPAEDEGRAPVTGVDYDF
- a CDS encoding RNA-guided pseudouridylation complex pseudouridine synthase subunit Cbf5; this translates as MSLRGPPDDRSVDDLLEFGVVNLDKPPGPSAHQVAAWVRDMAGVDRAAHAGTLDPKVTGCLPMLLGDATRMAQVFDDSVKEYVAVLELHGPAPADLESVLAEFEGDIYQKPPKKSAVVRRLRSREIYALDALEIEDRQALLRVRCESGTYIRKLCHDLGLALGTGAHMGHLRRTTTGSFDDRELVSLHDLVDALAWADGGDSDPLREVVQPAERALTDLPSATIAESAAREVAEGAPVYAPGLLAVDDVFRGDLVACYTPDEAAVCLATLAGDPEADEGVVLDLERVLV
- a CDS encoding metallophosphoesterase, with product MIDLTPDHDDSMPRAARDGVGALDADGPRIVSISDIHGYLDAAWSALTAVGDHPDFDPVVDADADGRLHWAGDDESVLVFNGDLVDRGPDNAAVVELVERLAREAPPGHVRVTLGNHEWGALFRDLVDWDAWFSGSRSDDARRRLCEIIEDGHLVAAYDGYAFTYAHAGRVSDYDAARLNDRFAEAAGELRDAIGTDDDEPTQKRLVDDYREVLGIGRGGGRAFGAGIAWLDFKFLSDDAPLQIVGHTRQEEIVQKGNVVCENVIRANLEGEGGEAVMVETEEELVALERRGNGSVRKRDFEIPSGEWPKS
- the uppS gene encoding polyprenyl diphosphate synthase, with translation MDRVRQWARGAYERVLELELSGTPSHVAVIQDGNRRYARQQGDDASDGHRAGAETTEQVLEWSQEAGVDELTLYTFSTENFDRPEEENEALFDLLCEKLREFADADRVHDSEVRIRAIGETQKLPERVRDAVDYAERRTADYDELYLNIALAYGGRAELLSAARDVAREVEDGELGTEDIDVESVEERLYRGPTRDVDLIVRPGGDERTSNFLPWHANGNEAAVYFCTPYWPEFRKVDFLRAIRTYEHREESWRTTRAQRALALVRALGGAEVNDARRVLQRFKDALPSGEREALESETDAEFERTAD